One genomic window of Meles meles chromosome 3, mMelMel3.1 paternal haplotype, whole genome shotgun sequence includes the following:
- the CAPSL gene encoding calcyphosin-like protein isoform X2, producing MCCEFSQMAGTARHDREMAIQAKKKLTTATDPIERLRLQCLARGSAGIKGLGRVFRIMDDNNNRTLDFKEFVKGLNDYAVVMEKEEAEELFRRFDKDGNGTIDFNEFLLTLRPPMSRARKEVIMQAFRKLDKTGDGVITIEDLREVYNAKHHPKYQNGEWTEEQVFRKFLDNFDSPYDKDGLVSKEEFLNYYAGVSASIDTDAYFILMMTKSWRL from the exons ATGTGCTGTGAATTCTCTCAGATGGCAGGGACAGCACGGCACGATCGAGAGATGGCGATCCAGGCCAAGAAAAAGCTCACCACGGCCACAGACCCCATTGAAAGACTCCGACTGCAGTGCCTGGCCCGGGGCTCTGCAGGCATCAAAGGACTCGGCAG AGTGTTTCGAATTATGGATGACAATAACAACCGAACCCTTGACTTCAAAGAATTTGTGAAAGGGCTAAATGATTATGCCGTGGTCATGGaaaaggaagaggcagaagagcTCTTCCGGAGGTTTGATAAAGATGGAAACGGAACAATAGACTTCAATGAATTTCTTCTTACATTAAGA CCTCCAATGTCTAGAGCCAGAAAAGAGGTAATTATGCAAGCTTTTAGGAAGTTAGACAAGACCGGAGATGGAGTTATAACAATTGAAGATCTTCGTGAGGTATATAACGCCAAACACCACCCTAAGTACCAAAATGGAGAATGGACGGAGGAACAAGTATTCAGGAAATTTCTGGATAACTTTGATTCACCCTATGACAAAGATGGATTG GTTTCGAAAGAAGAGTTTTTGAACTATTATGCTGGTGTCAGTGCTTCTATTGACACTGATGcctatttcattttaatgatgaCAAAATCCTGGAGATTATGA
- the CAPSL gene encoding calcyphosin-like protein isoform X1 produces MCCEFSQMAGTARHDREMAIQAKKKLTTATDPIERLRLQCLARGSAGIKGLGRVFRIMDDNNNRTLDFKEFVKGLNDYAVVMEKEEAEELFRRFDKDGNGTIDFNEFLLTLRPPMSRARKEVIMQAFRKLDKTGDGVITIEDLREVYNAKHHPKYQNGEWTEEQVFRKFLDNFDSPYDKDGLVTPEEFMNYYAGVSASIDTDVYFIVMMRTAWKL; encoded by the exons ATGTGCTGTGAATTCTCTCAGATGGCAGGGACAGCACGGCACGATCGAGAGATGGCGATCCAGGCCAAGAAAAAGCTCACCACGGCCACAGACCCCATTGAAAGACTCCGACTGCAGTGCCTGGCCCGGGGCTCTGCAGGCATCAAAGGACTCGGCAG AGTGTTTCGAATTATGGATGACAATAACAACCGAACCCTTGACTTCAAAGAATTTGTGAAAGGGCTAAATGATTATGCCGTGGTCATGGaaaaggaagaggcagaagagcTCTTCCGGAGGTTTGATAAAGATGGAAACGGAACAATAGACTTCAATGAATTTCTTCTTACATTAAGA CCTCCAATGTCTAGAGCCAGAAAAGAGGTAATTATGCAAGCTTTTAGGAAGTTAGACAAGACCGGAGATGGAGTTATAACAATTGAAGATCTTCGTGAGGTATATAACGCCAAACACCACCCTAAGTACCAAAATGGAGAATGGACGGAGGAACAAGTATTCAGGAAATTTCTGGATAACTTTGATTCACCCTATGACAAAGATGGATTG GTGACCCCTGAGGAGTTTATGAACTACTACGCAGGGGTGAGCGCGTCCATTGACACGGATGTGTATTTCATTGTCATGATGAGAACTGCCTGGAAGCTCTAA
- the CAPSL gene encoding calcyphosin-like protein isoform X3, translating into MAGTARHDREMAIQAKKKLTTATDPIERLRLQCLARGSAGIKGLGRVFRIMDDNNNRTLDFKEFVKGLNDYAVVMEKEEAEELFRRFDKDGNGTIDFNEFLLTLRPPMSRARKEVIMQAFRKLDKTGDGVITIEDLREVYNAKHHPKYQNGEWTEEQVFRKFLDNFDSPYDKDGLVTPEEFMNYYAGVSASIDTDVYFIVMMRTAWKL; encoded by the exons ATGGCAGGGACAGCACGGCACGATCGAGAGATGGCGATCCAGGCCAAGAAAAAGCTCACCACGGCCACAGACCCCATTGAAAGACTCCGACTGCAGTGCCTGGCCCGGGGCTCTGCAGGCATCAAAGGACTCGGCAG AGTGTTTCGAATTATGGATGACAATAACAACCGAACCCTTGACTTCAAAGAATTTGTGAAAGGGCTAAATGATTATGCCGTGGTCATGGaaaaggaagaggcagaagagcTCTTCCGGAGGTTTGATAAAGATGGAAACGGAACAATAGACTTCAATGAATTTCTTCTTACATTAAGA CCTCCAATGTCTAGAGCCAGAAAAGAGGTAATTATGCAAGCTTTTAGGAAGTTAGACAAGACCGGAGATGGAGTTATAACAATTGAAGATCTTCGTGAGGTATATAACGCCAAACACCACCCTAAGTACCAAAATGGAGAATGGACGGAGGAACAAGTATTCAGGAAATTTCTGGATAACTTTGATTCACCCTATGACAAAGATGGATTG GTGACCCCTGAGGAGTTTATGAACTACTACGCAGGGGTGAGCGCGTCCATTGACACGGATGTGTATTTCATTGTCATGATGAGAACTGCCTGGAAGCTCTAA